Proteins co-encoded in one Quercus robur chromosome 8, dhQueRobu3.1, whole genome shotgun sequence genomic window:
- the LOC126695588 gene encoding reticulon-like protein B17: MDSTPPSHRSEPRSRLKSASRLARICDFNVEREESPHLSLDLILSPTTKKTPSPSTGTESLRNSNSLPIHELLLLSPSPRRKSKTRLTDRLEMAEEPVEPNGSRRRCKSRAAQMGLLGCASPRNSRRSRRRSEIEIREEKEPSLAEEIGKPRKRRHSGRSKKEKLSLVPLMPSPSSSPKAEDEDGNNLDRIGQMITDLIMWRDTAKSTLWFGLGTICFLSSCFAREISFSIFSAISQLGLLFLGASFFSNSISQRNNNIEKKRDFKLKEDDILRLGKLILPATNLAISKTRELFSGEPSMTLRVAPFLLLGAEYGHLITIWRLCAIGFFMSFTIPKLYSCYSIQINQKVECLKWWVLEAWGACSHKKIVAASAVTAFWNLSTIKTRIFTAFISLVILRYCRQHLVTKLEEGEAEEGEQEQQQQQQALVVVEAGCQK, from the exons ATGGATTCTACACCGCCTTCTCATCGATCCGAGCCCCGGTCCAGATTAAAATCAGCCTCCCGTCTTGCTCGTATTTGTGATTTCAACGTCGAGAGAGAAGAATCTCCTCATCTCTCTCTCGACCTCATCCTATCACCAACAACCAAGAAGACCCCATCACCATCCACAGGCACTGAGTCTCTGAGAAACTCCAACTCTCTTCCTATTCACGAACTCTTGCTTCTTTCGCCTTCTCCGCGCCGAAAATCCAAGACCCGTCTCACAGATCGGCTTGAAATGGCCGAGGAGCCCGTGGAGCCTAATGGGTCTCGCCGGAGGTGCAAAAGCAGGGCGGCCCAGATGGGTCTACTGGGCTGTGCCTCGCCAAGGAATTCTCGGAGGTCAAGAAGGCGGTCGGAGATTGAGATTCGGGAAGAGAAAGAACCAAGCTTGGCGGAGGAGATTGGAAAGCCAAGGAAGAGACGGCACAGCGGGCGGTCCAAGAAGGAGAAGCTGAGTTTGGTCCCTCTAATGCCTTCCCCAAGTTCATCTCCAA AAGCAGAAGATGAGGATGGAAACAATCTTGATCGAATTGGGCAGATGATAACTGATTTGATTATGTGGAGAGATACTGCAAAGTCAACCCTTTGGTTTGGCTTAGGGACTATTTGCTTCTTGTCGTCTTGTTTTGCTAGAGAAATTAGCTTTAG CATTTTCTCAGCAATATCCCAACTAGGACTTCTGTTTTTGGGCGCATCATTCTTCTCGAATTCGATCTCTCAGAG AAATAATAATATCGAAAAGAAGCGTGACTTTAAGCTTAAAGAAGATGACATTTTACGTCTTGGCAAGTTGATACTTCCAGCCACAAATCTTGCAATTTCAAAGACAAGAGAGCTTTTCTCAGGAGAGCCATCCATGACCCTCAGA GTTGCTCCATTCCTACTCTTAGGAGCTGAATATGGTCACCTTATAACAATATGGCGGCTCTGCGCAATTG GATTTTTTATGAGCTTCACTATCCCAAAACTGTACTCATGCTACTCCATTCAGATAAACCAAAAAG TTGAGTGTTTAAAATGGTGGGTGTTGGAGGCATGGGGTGCTTGTTCTCACAAGAAGATAGTGGCTGCGTCAGCTGTCACTGCCTTTTGGAATCtatctactataaaaacccgtATTTTTACAG CGTTTATATCTCTGGTTATACTCCGATATTGCCGGCAGCATCTAGTGACAAAATTGGAAGAAGGAGAAGCAGAAGAAGGGGAACAagagcagcagcaacaacagcaGGCATTGGTGGTGGTAGAAGCAGGTTGCCAAAAGTAG
- the LOC126695589 gene encoding uncharacterized protein LOC126695589, with translation MEALGGGLGGLWNSNHPLRKRPKKPDSKSKSKSSDSAAATGRAGYQFPLKQAVTAGSLAFAGDTIAQLRERWTKREPLNFESNALTKDVMWTLLSDHDWIRALRMTSYGFLFYGPGSYAWYQYLDYALPKQTVENLILKIVLNQIVLGPTVIAVVFAWNNLWQGKLSQLPEKYQKDALPTLLFGFRFWIPVSALNFGVVPLQARVAFMCLGSIFWNFWLSSTMSK, from the exons ATGGAGGCTTTGGGTGGAGGCCTTGGCGGGCTCTGGAACTCAAACCATCCGCTCAGAAAAAGACCCAAAAAACCcgattccaaatccaaatccaaatcctccGATTCCGCAGCTGCAACTGGCAGAGCCGGTTACCAGTTTCCATTGAAGCAAGCCGTCACGGCTGGCTCGCTCGCTTTCGCCGGCGACACCATCGCTCAGCTCAGGGAGCGGTGGACTAAGCGAGAGCCTTTGAACTTTGAATCCAATGCTCTCACTAAG GATGTAATGTGGACCCTCCTTTCAGACCATGACTGGATCCGTGCTCTGCGGATGACTTCCTATGGGTTTCTTTTCTATGGCCCTGGTTCTTATGCATGGTACCAGTATCTTGATTATGCTTTGCCCAAGCAAACGGTGGAGAACCTAATACTGAAG ATTGTATTAAACCAAATTGTGCTTGGTCCAACTGTGATTGCTGTTGTTTTTGCATGGAACAACTTATGGCAAGGGAAGCTCTCACAGCTTCCAGAAAAATACCAGAAAGATGCTCTTCCTACATTactttttg GATTTAGATTCTGGATCCCTGTCAGTGCATTGAATTTCGG GGTAGTGCCTCTTCAAGCCCGTGTGGCTTTCATGTGCTTGGGCTCAATATTCTGGAACTTCTGGTTGTCTTCGACCATGAGCAAGTAA
- the LOC126695591 gene encoding uncharacterized protein At4g28440: MATVATGNTNNTNNTAVAKRKPVFIKVDQLKPGTSGHTLTVKVVSSKTVKATNNNKPGRSTMLLSRPLHPTRIAECLVGDETATIVFTARNDQVDMMTPGATVILRNARIDMFKGSMRLAVDKWGRVEVTEPATFEVKEDNNLSLVEYELVNVVEE; this comes from the exons ATGGCGACAGTGGCAACAGGGAATACCAACAATACTAATAATACTGCTGTAGCGAAGAGGAAGCCCGTGTTCATCAAGGTTGACCAGTTGAAGCCTGGTACTTCAGGTCACACGCTCACTGTGAAGGTGGTCAGCTCCAAGACCGTCAAGGCGACCAACAACAACAAGCCTGGCAGATCTACCATGCTTCTCTCTCGCCCTCTCCACCCCACTCGTATTGCTGAGTGCCTCGTCGGCGATGAGACTGCCACCATTGTCTTCACTGCTCGCAACGACCAAG TTGATATGATGACACCAGGTGCCACTGTGATTCTGCGGAATGCAAGGATTGACATGTTTAAAGGGTCTATGAGGCTAGCGGTTGATAAATGGGGACGCGTTGAAGTTACTGAACCTGCTACTTTTGAAGTTAAGGAGGATAACAATCTTTCTCTAGTTGAGTATGAATTAGTTAATGTTGTTGAAGAATGA
- the LOC126695587 gene encoding nicotianamine aminotransferase 1-like: protein MEVINGHKKWGFQGNPELIASSISVRGALTKLMANRDKDEKRPTIPLGRADPTEFPSYRTTPVAPDAVADATYSYNYNCYPPTVGIAEARRAVAEYLSKDFPYQLSPDDVYITAGCTQAIEIVVSVLARPNANILFPRPGYPQYEARASCSKLEARHFDLIPEKGWEVDLDSVEALADENTVAMVIINPSNPCGNVFTYQHLKEIAETASKLGIFVISDEVYGHLAFGSNPFVPMGVFGSTVPVLTLGSIAKRWIVPGWRLGWIVTSDPNGIFHQSGFVECMKNFLDITTDPPTNMQGALTQILKHTKEDFYSKILTTIREAADILYDRIQEIPCLTCPHKPEGSMVAMLKLNLPLLEGIIDDVDFCMKLAKEESVIVLPGVTVGLKNCLRITYAVEHSALEDGLGRIKAFYHRHAKKE from the exons ATGGAGGTTATTAACGGACACAAGAAATGGGGTTTCCAAGGGAACCCAGAGTTAATCGCTTCCTCCATCTCCGTTCGTGGTGCTCTCACCAAGCTGATGGCAAATCGTGACAAGGACGAGAAGCGACCCACCATTCCTCTCGGCCGTGCTGACCCAACTGAGTTTCCGAGCTATCGAACTACCCCTGTTGCCCCAGATGCTGTTGCTGATGCTACCTACTCCTATAACTACAACTGTTACCCTCCCACCGTCGGTATTGCCGAGGCAAGGAG GGCTGTTGCAGAATATCTTTCAAAAGATTTTCCATACCAGTTATCGCCAGATGATGTGTATATCACAGCTGGTTGCACCCAAGCAATAGAAATCGTAGTATCTGTCCTTGCGCGTCCAAATGCCAACATTCTGTTTCCTAGACCAGGTTATCCACAGTATGAAGCTCGTGCGAGTTGTAGTAAGCTTGAAGCTCGCCACTTTGATCTTATACCCGAAAAGGGTTGGGAGGTTGATCTTGATTCTGTTGAAGCTCTTGCGGATGAGAACACAGTTGCTATGGTTATCATCAATCCCAGCAATCCTTGTGGAAATGTCTTCACGTACCAACATTTGAAAGAG ATTGCAGAGACTGCTAGCAAACTTGGGATTTTTGTGATTTCTGATGAAGTTTATGGCCATCTAGCTTTTGGAAGTAATCCATTTGTGCCCATGGGAGTGTTTGGATCAACTGTACCTGTTCTAACACTTGGATCCATAGCAAAGAGATGGATTGTTCCCGGTTGGCGACTTGGATGGATTGTGACAAGTGACCCCAATGGCATCTTCCATCAATCAGGG TTTGTGGAGTGCATGAAGAATTTTCTGGACATCACCACCGACCCCCCAACAAACATGCAG GGGGCACTTACCCAAATCCTGAAGCACACAAAAGAGGATTTCTATTCAAAGATTCTAACCACAATTAGAGAAGCTGCAGACATTTTATATGATAGAATTCAAGAAATCCCTTGTCTGACCTGTCCACACAAACCAGAAGGGTCCATGGTTGCAATG TTGAAGCTAAATCTACCACTACTTGAAGGCATTATTGATGATGTGGACTTCTGTATGAAGTTGGCCAAGGAGGAATCCGTGATTGTTCTGCCAG GGGTTACTGTTGGACTGAAGAATTGTCTTCGAATTACATATGCCGTTGAGCATTCTGCGCTTGAAGATGGACTTGGAAGAATAAAAGCCTTCTACCACAGGCATGCCAAGAAGGAATAG